In Humulus lupulus chromosome 6, drHumLupu1.1, whole genome shotgun sequence, a single genomic region encodes these proteins:
- the LOC133781798 gene encoding uncharacterized protein LOC133781798: MALFVTEEEFELLEMEEDVEDLELSVWEFVDLEEDDNDDDDDDGENEIEDNGFGSGCESSPLEDHSIEARGVHILHRFGDGGYGYVNDHGHHEGSNEKNGDHDVFDENEGENEEYEDENEDDEDGSYGLNDELVPWSVSDKFGGRERMRKLGKRGFPKMFNSKKSPYLFVRPGVVRGKHGLGLKHSL, encoded by the coding sequence ATGGCACTGTTCGTTACCGAGGAGGAATTCGAGCTCTTGGAAATGGAGGAAGATGTTGAAGACTTGGAACTCTCGGTCTGGGAGTTTGTTGATTTGGAAGaagatgataatgatgatgatgatgatgatggtgagaATGAAATTGAAGATAATGGGTTTGGGTCTGGGTGTGAGTCTTCTCCGTTAGAAGATCATTCAATCGAAGCCCGTGGTGTTCATATTCTTCATCGTTTTGGTGATGGTGGTTATGGCTATGTTAACGATCATGGGCATCATGAGGGTTCTAATGAAAAGAATGGTGATCACGATGTGTTTGATGAGAACGAGGGCGAGAACGAGGAGTATGAGGATGAGAATGAGGATGATGAGGATGGTTCGTATGGACTAAATGACGAGTTGGTTCCTTGGTCGGTGAGCGACAAATTTGGTGGGAGGGAGAGGATGAGGAAATTGGGGAAAAGGGGTTTCCCTAAGATGTTCAATTCGAAGAAATCGCCTTACTTGTTTGTGAGGCCTGGGGTTGTTCGCGGTAAGCATGGACTGGGATTGAAGCACAGTCTCTAA
- the LOC133781799 gene encoding coatomer subunit alpha-1 yields MLTKFETKSNRVKGLSFHSKRPWILASLHSGVIQLWDYRMGTLIDRFDEHDGPVRGVHFHKSQPLFVSGGDDYKIKVWNYKLHRCLFTLLGHLDYIRTVQFHHENPWIVSASDDQTIRIWNWQSRTCISVLTGHNHYVMCASFHPKEDLVVSASLDQTVRVWDIGALRKKSGSPPDDMLRLSQMNTDLFGGVDVVVKYVLEGHDRGVNWAAFHPTLPLIVSGADDRQVKLWRMNDTKAWEVDTLRGHMNNVSCVMFHAKQDIIVSNSEDKSIRVWDVTRRTGVQTFRREHDRFWILAAHPEMNLLAAGHDSGMIVFKLERERPAFAVSGDSLFYVKDRFLRYYEFSTQKDTQVAPIRRPGSTSLNQSPRTLSYSSTENAVLICMDAEGGSYELYSIPKDNISKGDNVQDAKRGVGGSAVFVARNRFAVLDKSSNQVLVKNLKNEVVKKSVLPIATDAIFYAGTGNLLCRAEDRVVIFDLQQRLVLGDLQTPFVKYVVWSNDAENVALLSKHAIIIASKKLVHQCTMHETIRVKSGAWDDNGVFIYTTLNHIKYCLPNGDSGIIRTLDVPIYITKVSANTIFCLDRDGKNRAIVIDATEYIFKLSLLKKKYEHVMTMIKNSQLCGQAMIAYLQQKGFPEVALHFVKDEKTRFNLALESGNIQIAVASATAIDEKDHWYRLGVEALRQGNAGIVEYAYQKTKNFERLSFLYLVTGNTDKLSKMLKIAEVKNDVMGQFHNALYLGNVRERIKILENVGHLPLAYITASVHGLHDIAERLAEQLGDNVPSLPEGKVPTLMIPPTPVMCGGDWPLLRVMKGIFDGHLDNFGKGSAVVEEEDEAADGDWGEELDMVDVDGSPNDVTAISEDGEATGENDEEGGWDLEDLELPPEADTPKAANARSSVFVAPTPGMSVSQIWVQKSSLAAEHAAAGNFDTAMRLLNRQLGIKNFAPLKSMFLDLQTGSHSYLRAFSSAPVIPLAVERGWNESASPNARAPPALVYNFSQLEEKLKLGYKSTTGGKFTEALRLFISILHTIPLIVVESRREVDEVKELIIIVKEYVLGLQMELKRKELRDDPVRQQELAAYFTHCNLQLPHLRLALQNAMTICFKAKNLATAANFARRLLETNPPNENQSRTARQVLQAAERNMTDASELNYDFRNPFVICGATYVPIYRGQKDVSCPYCTSRFVPSQEGHLCTVCDLAVVGADASGLLCCPAQIR; encoded by the exons GGGATGACTACAAAATAAAAGTTTGGAACTACAAGCTGCATAGGTGTCTTTTTACACTTCTTGGACACCTTGATTATATCCGTACTGTGCAGTTCCATCATGAAAATCCATGGATAGTGAGTGCCAGTGATGATCAGACTATTCGCATTTGGAACTGGCAGTCACGCACTTGTATTTCTGTATTAACGGGTCATAATCATTATGTAATGTGTGCTTCCTTCCATCCGAAAGAAGACCTTGTTGTGTCAGCCTCCCTTGATCAGACTGTTCGTGTTTGGGACATTGGTGCCTTGAGAAAGAAATCTGGATCTCCTCCAGATGACATGCTGCGATTGAGTCAGATGAATACAGATCTTTTTGGAGGTGTTGATGTTGTTGTTAAGTATGTTTTGGAGGGTCATGATCGAGGTGTCAATTGGGCTGCATTCCACCCCACCCTTCCTCTGATTGTCTCTGGAGCAGATGATCGCCAAGTCAAACTGTGGCGGATGAATG ACACaaaagcttgggaagtagacacATTGAGAGGGCACATGAATAATGTTTCATGTGTAATGTTCCATGCCAAACAAGACATAATTGTTTCCAATTCAGAAGATAAAAGTATCCGTGTCTGGGATGTAACAAGGCGAACTGGGGTTCAAACATTCCGGAGAGAGCATGATCGCTTCTGGATTCTTGCAGCTCATCCTGAGATGAATCTGTTGGCAGCAGGTCATGACAGTGGCATGATTGTCTTTAAGTTAGAGAGGGAGCGACCGGCTTTTGCAGTTAGTGGTGATAGTCTTTTCTATGTTAAAGATCGATTCTTGCGGTATTACGAGTTTTCAACTCAAAAGGATACACAAGTTGCTCCGATTAGACGCCCTGGTTCCACTAGTTTAAATCAAAGTCCTAGAACTCTCAGTTATAGTTCTACTGAAAATGCTGTTCTTATATGCATGGATGCTGAGGGGGGTTCTTATGAATTGTATTCCATACCAAAGGACAACATTAGTAAGGGTGATAATGTACAAGATGCAAAGAGAGGTGTTGGAGGATCGGCTGTTTTTGTGGCTCGTAATAGGTTTGCTGTTCTTGACAAAAGCAGCAACCAAGTTCTGGTTAAGAATCTGAAAAATGAGGTTGTAAAGAAGAGTGTCCTTCCAATAGCTACTGATGCTATATTCTATGCTGGAACTGGTAACTTGTTGTGTAGAGCAGAAGATAGAGTGGTTATTTTTGATCTCCAGCAGAGGCTTGTACTCGGTGATCTTCAAACTCCCTTTGTCAAGTATGTTGTTTGGTCTAATGATGCTGAAAATGTTGCATTGCTTAGCAAGCATGCCATTATAATTGCTAGCAAGAAGCTTGTGCACCAATGTACTATGCATGAAACGATTCGTGTAAAGAGTGGTGCTTGGGATGACAATGGGGTATTTATTTACACTACTTTAAATCATATTAAGTATTGCCTGCCAAATGGAGATAGTGGAATCATCAGAACCCTTGATGTTCCAATATACATAACAAAGGTTTCTGCAAATACCATATTTTGCCTGGATCGAGATGGGAAGAACAGAGCCATAGTTATTGATGCAACAGAGTATATTTTCAAGCTGTCCTTATTGAAGAAAAAATATGAGCATGTTATGACCATGATAAAGAACTCACAACTCTGTGGACAGGCAATGATTGCTTATCTTCAGCAGAAGGGGTTTCCTGAAGTTGCTCTCCATTTTGTGAAAGATGAGAAAACTCGTTTCAATTTGGCTTTGGAGAGTGGGAATATTCAAATAGCTGTTGCTTCAGCCACTGCAATTGATGAGAAAGATCATTGGTACAGATTGGGGGTGGAGGCTCTGCGTCAGGGCAATGCAGGTATTGTGGAATATGCCTATCAGAAGACAAAAAATTTTGAGAGGTTATCTTTCTTGTATCTTGTAACTGGTAACACAGACAAGCTATCCAAGATGCTGAAAATTGCTGAGGTTAAAAATGATGTCATGGGTCAGTTCCATAATGCTTTGTATTTGGGTAATGTTCGCGAACGCATTAAAATCTTGGAGAATGTTGGCCACCTGCCACTTGCTTACATCACAGCTTCAGTTCATGGACTACACGACATTGCTGAACGTTTAGCTGAACAATTGGGAGATAATGTTCCATCTTTGCCAGAAGGGAAAGTACCTACCCTTATGATTCCCCCTACTCCTGTCATGTGTGGTGGTGATTGGCCACTTCTAAGGGTAATGAAAGGCATTTTTGATGGGCATTTGGATAACTTCGGCAAGGGATCTGCTGTGGTTGAAGAAGAGGATGAGGCTGCTGATGGTGACTGGGGTGAAGAGCTTGACATGGTTGATGTTGATGGCTCACCGAATGATGTCACTGCAATATCTGAAGATGGAGAGGCTACTGGAGAAAATGATGAAGAGGGAGGATGGGACCTTGAAGATTTGGAGCTACCCCCGGAAGCAGACACCCCAAAGGCTGCCAATGCACGCTCGTCAGTTTTTGTTGCTCCAACACCTGGCATGTCTGTGAGCCAGATCTGGGTCCAGAAATCATCTCTTGCTGCTGAACATGCAGCAGCTGGAAACTTTGACACCGCAATGCGGTTGCTTAACAGGCAACTTGGAATTAAGAACTTTGCTCCATTAAAATCCATGTTTCTTGATCTGCAGACTGGCAGCCATTCCTATCTTCGTGCATTTTCATCTGCTCCAGTGATACCTTTGGCAGTTGAACGTGGGTGGAATGAATCTGCCAGCCCTAACGCAAGAGCCCCTCCAGCCCTTGTCTACAATTTCTCTCAATTGGAAGAGAAGCTCAAACTAGGATACAAGTCTACAACTGGTGGGAAGTTTACTGAGGCTCTCCGTCTCTTCATCAGCATTCTCCATACAATTCCTTTGATTGTTGTTGAATCAAGGAGGgaagttgatgaagttaaggaGTTGATAATTATCGTGAAAGAGTATGTGCTAGGTCTGCAAATGGAGCTGAAGAGGAAGGAACTAAGAGACGATCCAGTCCGCCAGCAAGAGCTTGCAGCCTATTTTACCCACTGCAACCTTCAACTGCCTCACTTAAGGCTCGCCTTGCAAAATGCAATGACTATTTGCTTCAAAGCAAAGAACCTTGCTACTGCTGCCAACTTTGCCAGGCGGCTTTTGGAGACCAACCCCCCTAACGAGAACCAATCTAGGACAGCCAGGCAAGTGTTGCAGGCTGCTGAGAGGAACATGACCGATGCTTCAGAGCTGAACTATGACTTCAGAAACCCGTTTGTGATTTGTGGTGCAACATACGTACCAATCTACCGGGGACAAAAGGATGTTTCTTGCCCGTATTGTACTTCGCGGTTTGTACCAAGCCAGGAAGGACATCTCTGTACTGTTTGTGATCTTGCAGTTGTTGGAGCTGATGCTTCTGGGTTGCTGTGCTGCCCTGCTCAGATTCGATAA